A genomic region of Candidatus Stygibacter australis contains the following coding sequences:
- a CDS encoding TetR/AcrR family transcriptional regulator: MTKVTEEFLQRQDEILVAAFNLFRRLGLKRVSMVDIAQAAEVSRTTLYRHFKSKRAIMELILARQREYGFDFLEYLKDDSVSLSEKMQEMLRLKYEMVKSWGDLLINEILTDSDYSIQLHQLQEKMGRQFIEFLRKEQKQGNLSDEFDVEFIYIYLTKLEYLVMDETLQGYYPDLASLIVAVLNISFNGVRIR; this comes from the coding sequence ATGACAAAAGTGACAGAAGAATTTTTACAAAGACAGGATGAAATTCTGGTAGCTGCATTTAATTTATTTAGAAGGCTTGGACTGAAGCGAGTTAGTATGGTAGATATTGCACAGGCAGCAGAAGTGTCGCGTACAACTTTATACCGTCATTTTAAAAGTAAACGGGCGATAATGGAGCTAATTCTGGCACGACAGCGTGAATATGGTTTTGATTTTCTGGAATATCTAAAAGATGATAGTGTGAGTTTATCAGAGAAAATGCAGGAGATGCTCAGATTGAAATATGAGATGGTAAAGAGTTGGGGTGATCTACTTATTAATGAGATACTCACAGATAGTGATTACAGCATTCAGTTACATCAGCTACAGGAGAAGATGGGACGGCAATTCATAGAATTTTTGCGTAAGGAACAGAAGCAGGGAAATTTAAGTGATGAATTTGATGTAGAATTCATCTATATATATCTTACTAAACTGGAATATCTGGTAATGGATGAAACTCTACAGGGATATTATCCAGATCTGGCTTCCTTGATCGTTGCAGTATTGAATATTTCATTTAATGGAGTGAGGATAAGATAG
- a CDS encoding ABC transporter ATP-binding protein, whose product MEKLINIKEMYKHYPVGTGKFTALKSIDLNITEGEFSGIVGPSGSGKTTLLNIIGSLDVQSEGIVEVLGKDVKSLTHRQSANLRSGHIGFIFQTYNLLPVYTVFENVEFPLLLLNFSASERKKMVNNALEWVGLMPKLKSRPAQLSGGECQRVAIARAIVKKPQLVLADEPTANLDAENSHHILRTMVELNEKLGTTFVFSTHDAKVINYLRRKITLIDGRIVSDDIIKQQTGVTG is encoded by the coding sequence ATGGAAAAACTGATCAATATCAAAGAAATGTATAAGCATTATCCGGTGGGAACTGGAAAATTTACTGCCTTGAAATCAATAGATCTTAATATCACAGAAGGAGAATTCAGTGGTATCGTAGGACCAAGCGGATCAGGAAAAACCACTCTTTTGAATATCATTGGTTCGCTCGATGTTCAATCAGAGGGTATAGTCGAGGTGCTGGGAAAAGATGTGAAATCACTGACCCACAGGCAATCAGCAAATCTGCGAAGTGGACATATAGGTTTCATCTTTCAAACCTATAACCTGCTCCCGGTATATACTGTTTTTGAAAATGTGGAATTTCCACTATTACTGCTCAATTTTAGCGCTTCTGAGCGTAAGAAGATGGTTAACAATGCTCTGGAGTGGGTGGGATTGATGCCAAAACTGAAAAGCCGACCAGCTCAGCTTTCAGGTGGAGAATGCCAAAGGGTTGCAATAGCCCGGGCAATTGTGAAGAAACCCCAGCTTGTTCTTGCTGATGAACCAACTGCAAATCTGGACGCAGAAAATTCTCATCATATCCTGAGGACTATGGTGGAATTGAATGAGAAACTGGGAACAACTTTCGTCTTTAGCACCCATGATGCCAAAGTAATCAATTATCTGCGGAGAAAGATCACATTGATAGATGGCAGGATAGTATCTGATGATATTATCAAGCAACAAACCGGAGTAACAGGATGA
- a CDS encoding FtsX-like permease family protein, giving the protein MILKLAWRNIIGGGFRTWLNVFILSVVIVTIIGFHGMYTGWQKDGENGIIKWHVAGGQYWQSDYDPYDSFSYDESRQLMPASVPDEEAVEFLVGQGVIYPQGRMKNITLKGVEEEQDLLELPTEMLTYEPGRYKLMLGHRTARKLKLDEGDRLMLRWRDAGGSFDAASFEVVKIFKTTVSSIDQGQVWLGIQQLRKMMGCEEAVNYFSIEKPITGLGNEWKFKSQDYLLSEFRALISAKIAGGMFMYALMLFLAMIAVFDTQVLALFKRRKEVGMMMAIGMNRDQIIRIFTLEGFISGLLSVGLAAVWGTPLLIKFQENGLRLPDYMDAYGVDGIIDSMYPQYTIGLVIFTVIIVLMIMLAVSYLPVRSISRLLPVDALLGRMTVPEKKKKQYS; this is encoded by the coding sequence ATGATTTTAAAATTAGCCTGGAGAAATATAATTGGAGGTGGTTTTCGCACCTGGCTGAATGTGTTCATTCTGTCCGTTGTGATCGTAACTATTATAGGTTTTCACGGGATGTACACAGGCTGGCAGAAGGATGGTGAAAATGGCATTATCAAGTGGCATGTAGCTGGTGGGCAATACTGGCAAAGTGACTATGATCCTTATGATTCGTTCAGTTATGATGAAAGCCGGCAGCTAATGCCAGCCTCAGTGCCAGATGAAGAAGCAGTGGAATTTTTAGTAGGGCAGGGTGTGATCTATCCTCAGGGTAGAATGAAGAACATCACTCTAAAGGGAGTGGAAGAAGAGCAGGATCTGCTGGAACTGCCTACTGAGATGCTGACATATGAGCCTGGCAGGTACAAATTAATGCTGGGCCACCGTACTGCTCGAAAGTTGAAACTGGATGAAGGTGACCGATTGATGCTGCGCTGGAGGGATGCAGGCGGAAGTTTTGATGCTGCCAGTTTTGAAGTAGTCAAGATATTCAAAACTACAGTGTCGTCTATAGATCAGGGACAGGTCTGGCTGGGAATTCAACAATTACGCAAGATGATGGGTTGCGAAGAGGCAGTGAACTATTTCTCGATTGAAAAGCCAATTACCGGCTTAGGCAATGAATGGAAATTTAAATCACAAGACTATTTACTTTCTGAGTTCAGGGCCTTGATATCCGCCAAAATAGCTGGAGGGATGTTCATGTATGCTCTAATGCTTTTTCTGGCTATGATAGCAGTTTTTGATACGCAGGTGCTGGCACTGTTTAAAAGACGCAAAGAAGTGGGCATGATGATGGCAATTGGCATGAATAGAGACCAGATAATCAGGATATTTACGCTGGAGGGTTTCATCTCTGGACTACTCTCTGTGGGATTGGCTGCTGTCTGGGGTACACCGCTTCTGATAAAATTCCAGGAAAATGGATTAAGACTGCCTGATTATATGGATGCTTATGGAGTGGATGGGATCATCGATTCCATGTATCCTCAATACACGATAGGCCTGGTGATATTTACCGTGATAATTGTCCTGATGATCATGCTGGCAGTAAGTTATCTGCCGGTTCGGAGTATATCCCGGTTATTGCCGGTCGATGCACTGTTAGGAAGGATGACAGTGCCTGAGAAAAAGAAAAAGCAATACTCTTGA
- a CDS encoding FtsX-like permease family protein, whose amino-acid sequence MIDFILKGILRDRSRSLLPIILIATGVLSTSLYYSFIRGYERISIDGSARYDTGHVKVITRAYAEELDEKPYDLCLLGAEELLADLKKDYPQLNWYERIQFGGLVDVPDAQGETIVQGESAVMAVDLSKDSDELKLLNLGDALRKGKLPTADNEVVLSTGLFKKLGIDIGNDLSLITATMYGGMAVGNYQVTGVVEFGIPVLDRGMLLMDIKDARQLLDMPNGVGEILGIYKDNEYHWNESVAISEQFINKYSDPKDEFSPVMLPLHKQGDMESMLSWMRGAIFILIGFFVFIMGLVLWNLGLINGIRRYGEMGLRLAIGEHAGHIYLSLIEEAILIGFLGSIIGTAGGVGIGYWLQSHPFDMSQYLTKATVMMSPDISADVNWFSYVVGFIPGFLATILGAGFAALAVFRRSTASLFKELEN is encoded by the coding sequence ATGATAGATTTTATACTTAAAGGGATTTTACGGGATAGATCAAGAAGCTTATTGCCGATTATCCTGATTGCCACTGGAGTTCTTTCCACTTCGTTATATTATTCATTTATCCGTGGTTATGAAAGAATCTCTATTGATGGCAGTGCCCGTTATGATACTGGACATGTGAAAGTGATAACCAGGGCTTATGCTGAGGAATTAGATGAAAAGCCCTATGATCTATGTCTTTTGGGAGCAGAAGAATTACTTGCAGATCTAAAAAAAGATTATCCTCAACTTAACTGGTATGAGCGCATTCAGTTTGGTGGATTGGTGGATGTCCCTGATGCTCAGGGAGAAACAATAGTGCAGGGTGAAAGTGCTGTGATGGCAGTTGATCTTTCAAAGGATTCTGATGAACTGAAGCTCTTGAATCTGGGTGATGCTTTGCGAAAAGGAAAATTACCAACAGCAGACAATGAAGTCGTGCTAAGTACGGGGCTTTTTAAAAAACTTGGTATTGATATTGGAAATGATCTCAGTCTGATCACTGCTACCATGTATGGAGGAATGGCAGTGGGTAATTATCAGGTTACTGGAGTAGTGGAGTTTGGTATTCCGGTTCTTGATAGAGGAATGTTGCTGATGGATATCAAAGATGCGCGTCAGCTTCTGGATATGCCTAATGGAGTTGGAGAGATATTAGGCATATATAAGGATAATGAATATCACTGGAATGAATCAGTAGCAATATCTGAGCAATTTATTAATAAATATTCTGATCCAAAAGACGAATTTTCTCCAGTTATGCTGCCCTTACATAAACAGGGTGATATGGAATCAATGCTAAGCTGGATGCGTGGAGCAATATTCATTTTAATTGGGTTCTTTGTGTTTATTATGGGACTGGTGTTATGGAATCTTGGTTTGATCAATGGGATCAGGCGTTATGGGGAGATGGGTCTCAGACTGGCAATTGGTGAGCATGCCGGGCATATCTATTTAAGTTTAATTGAGGAAGCCATCTTGATAGGTTTCTTAGGTTCCATAATCGGAACTGCAGGAGGAGTTGGCATTGGTTACTGGCTGCAAAGTCATCCCTTTGATATGAGCCAATATCTTACGAAAGCCACAGTGATGATGAGTCCTGATATTTCTGCAGATGTAAACTGGTTCAGTTACGTAGTAGGTTTTATACCTGGTTTTCTGGCAACAATACTGGGTGCGGGATTTGCCGCTCTGGCGGTATTCCGGCGCAGCACAGCGTCCTTATTTAAAGAATTAGAGAATTAG
- a CDS encoding outer membrane lipoprotein-sorting protein: MKVVLITLIILFSAVFLWADTAKEIIRKIDNNMYSDSQIIESRMVIEGRRGGREISTRSWTRGSQDSFTEYLSPPREAGTKMLKLVDKLWIYDKNSDRIIQMSGHLLRQSVNGSDLSYEDFMDENNYQDSYDPVLEGEENYQERDCWVILLTAKTEGVTYYQRKLWVAKEIYLPVKEELYGESGTLLKRVELSDFRQVQNRWYPFKIFYKDILNTKGKGTILVIESIEMDVNIPESVFSKASLRK; encoded by the coding sequence ATGAAGGTAGTACTGATAACTTTGATAATATTATTCTCAGCAGTCTTTCTCTGGGCAGATACTGCAAAGGAAATAATCCGTAAAATTGATAATAACATGTATAGTGATTCACAGATCATTGAATCGCGTATGGTGATTGAAGGTAGACGGGGCGGCAGGGAAATATCTACAAGATCATGGACACGGGGCAGCCAGGATTCTTTTACAGAATACCTTTCACCACCCAGAGAGGCTGGTACCAAGATGCTGAAACTGGTAGATAAATTATGGATTTATGATAAGAACAGTGACAGAATAATCCAGATGTCAGGACATTTATTACGCCAGTCAGTAAATGGTTCAGATCTTTCTTATGAAGATTTCATGGATGAAAACAATTACCAGGATAGTTATGATCCGGTTTTGGAAGGTGAAGAGAATTATCAGGAAAGGGATTGCTGGGTAATATTACTAACTGCCAAAACAGAAGGGGTCACCTATTACCAGAGAAAATTGTGGGTTGCCAAAGAGATATATCTGCCAGTAAAGGAAGAATTATATGGTGAAAGCGGAACTCTTTTGAAAAGGGTTGAACTTTCTGATTTCAGACAGGTGCAGAACCGCTGGTATCCTTTTAAAATCTTCTATAAAGATATATTGAATACTAAAGGCAAAGGAACCATTCTTGTGATTGAAAGTATTGAAATGGATGTAAATATCCCGGAAAGCGTTTTCAGCAAAGCTAGTTTAAGAAAATAA